Below is a genomic region from Polypterus senegalus isolate Bchr_013 chromosome 13, ASM1683550v1, whole genome shotgun sequence.
CTTTGGGGAGTGGAAAGAATTACCTAGATATTAACACAATAAACGCACagttatttattaaggaaaaaatcgACCGTGAAAATATTTGCGCCTTTAAAGATGAATGCATTCTTAATCTAGAAGCTTTACTACAAAATCCACTGCAGATGTTTAGCATTGAAGTAGAAATCTTGGATGTGAATGACAATGCTCCGAGATTTCCTTTCAGAGAAAGTCGAATAAACATTTCAGAATCGAAGCTAAAAGATGAAAGGTTTTTGTTGGTTAAGGCCGTGGACCGTGATATTGGTAATAACTCCGTGTGTGATTATAAATTGagtgaaaatatgtattttgaaATCGACGTGCAGAATTGGAAGGATGGCTCTGTTTCTGCTGATTTATTAATTAAGGAGACACTGGACAGAGAACAACAAGCGGTGCACAGTTTAATTCTGACGGCCATAGATTGTGGATTACCTGCCTTGTCTGGCTCGATTAATATAACGGTTACCATACTTGATGAAAACGACAATGCTCCCAAATTTGAAAGACAGATTTACCAAGTAGAGGTTTTAGAAAATACATTAATAGGAACCACCTTTATTACTCTAAAcgcaaaagacgctgatgaaggcTCCAATGCTGAgttattatattcatttaatcCTCACACCTCCGAGGAGGCGCAGATAAAGTTCCGTTTGAATTCGAGAACTGGTGAACTCAGTGTTAGTGAACTACTGGATTTCGAAGAAGCTTCCCTGTATGAATTATTTGTACAAGCAAAAGATAACGGGCCGAATCCTATGACTGGGCATTGCAAAGTAATAATACGAATAAGTGACAGCAATGACAACCACCCAGAAATTGTTGTTGCGTCATTGCAGAGTTCAGTACTAGAAGATGTACCCATAGGCACAGTCATCGCACTCTTTAGTGTCACAGACATGGACTCTGGAAACAATGGCAGGGTTAACTGTCATATATCAGATAACAGTGAGTTTGAACTTAAACAAACTATGGATAATGTGTTTGCTTTGGTGACTGCAGGACTTTTGGATCGAGAAAAAAAATCTAGCTTTAATATCACTATCGTCGTGAAGGATGAAGGCACTCCACCCCtctcaaacaataaaacaatttctttaagTCTGTTAGATGTAAATGACAATGCGCCATCGTTTTCACGTTATTCATACGAAATTCCCATTTCAGAAAACAACATCCCTGGCTCTCTGCTGTGTTCCATTACTGCAAAGGATCCTGATGCAGATCTAAATGGCGCTCTGACATATtacataaaagaaacaaatggGTATAATAACACCTTCACGAAGTATTTTTCCATCAATCGGGACAATGGAAACATTTACTCACTGCAGTCTTTCGACTATGAGAAACAGACATTTTATACGTTTGATGTGGTAGCTAAAGACTTTGGCAGTCCTCAGCTAAGCAGTAGTGTGAATGTGAAGATAACTGTTCTTGATGAAAACGATAACACCCCAGTTATCGTTTCACCTTGGCGCCCTCATGGATCAATAGTAAGCGATACAATTCCGAGTTCAGCTGAAGAAGGATATTTAGTGACTAAAGTTATAGCAATTGATGACGACTCGGTTCAAAATTCACGAATTACATACCAATTGCTTCAAGTTACTGACCAgacattatttacattaaaccaatacagtggagaacttcgaaCCAGAAGACGTTTTGTCCTTAGAGACTCTTCCAAACAAAGACTTGTGATTCAGGCTCGGGACAATGGCAATCCTTCACTGTCATCGACTGTTACGATCCTTATATCAAGATCTGACCCCGAAGTAGAAGGTCTTCTGACACTTAATGACGAGCTAGAGACGGATTATTTCACGTCTTTAAATATTTATCTGATGATAGGTCTCGCAACTGCTTCATTCATGCTCATTTTTACTATAGTGATCTGTACTGCACTTAAATGTCATCGTAAGCCATCTGAGGAGAGCACAAAAGCGGCGCATCGGATAAGCTGCTACAGCCAAAGGGATTCAATGATTTCTGACCTGCCGGCACACTCGACTTTATATTCGAGTGACGCTTACTGGCACAGCGTGCTTTTGGCAGaatcaagaaaaggaaaaatgctggTGAGGCAGTCAATGCCCAATGGAACTGGCTTCATTGTGTCAAGTTTGGAGAGGAATTCGGAGCAGGGAACGATAAGCGAATTAGCCGACACACCAATCCAGGTAAGGTTGTAAGAATCATATTTAATAACGACGTTTTTGTCAAAGTCGCTTGTTTCAGTTTAATCGAGAAGCTTTCATtgtacaaacaatttaaaaaataattttatgtttataatgaagatttttaaagGTATTATTTACGAATTAATCAGAATTCCAACATAGGACTTTGGAGTTATGAGGCTACAATGAGCATTGTGGTACTGCACTTTACTTCCGATTAAAAATACTGAGTTTCTTTAGTCTAATAGAGTGCGTATAGTCTTGGAATACAGTTGGCTTTTCAACTTGGCCTGATTTCTAGTGCAGATATATATTATTTGCTAGCACTGTGGCAAAGGTTACACCAGTTATGGCCTGACTAGAACATTACAGAGGCCACGGCT
It encodes:
- the LOC120543283 gene encoding protocadherin-10-like — translated: MEHGTVIGNISSNIDVDTSNLYKRGLRIALGSGKNYLDINTINAQLFIKEKIDRENICAFKDECILNLEALLQNPLQMFSIEVEILDVNDNAPRFPFRESRINISESKLKDERFLLVKAVDRDIGNNSVCDYKLSENMYFEIDVQNWKDGSVSADLLIKETLDREQQAVHSLILTAIDCGLPALSGSINITVTILDENDNAPKFERQIYQVEVLENTLIGTTFITLNAKDADEGSNAELLYSFNPHTSEEAQIKFRLNSRTGELSVSELLDFEEASLYELFVQAKDNGPNPMTGHCKVIIRISDSNDNHPEIVVASLQSSVLEDVPIGTVIALFSVTDMDSGNNGRVNCHISDNSEFELKQTMDNVFALVTAGLLDREKKSSFNITIVVKDEGTPPLSNNKTISLSLLDVNDNAPSFSRYSYEIPISENNIPGSLLCSITAKDPDADLNGALTYYIKETNGYNNTFTKYFSINRDNGNIYSLQSFDYEKQTFYTFDVVAKDFGSPQLSSSVNVKITVLDENDNTPVIVSPWRPHGSIVSDTIPSSAEEGYLVTKVIAIDDDSVQNSRITYQLLQVTDQTLFTLNQYSGELRTRRRFVLRDSSKQRLVIQARDNGNPSLSSTVTILISRSDPEVEGLLTLNDELETDYFTSLNIYLMIGLATASFMLIFTIVICTALKCHRKPSEESTKAAHRISCYSQRDSMISDLPAHSTLYSSDAYWHSVLLAESRKGKMLVRQSMPNGTGFIVSSLERNSEQGTISELADTPIQVRL